A single Bifidobacterium asteroides DNA region contains:
- a CDS encoding ROK family transcriptional regulator codes for MTSNTGNLSKALPKSVRHHNRAILLRLLYPDVSMTRADLARASGLTRVAISDIVAELLGEHLLVEVGYSKSTGPGKRGRLLRINPDGRSILALDLSTPYVFRGAVLNLTGQVVAREEIPLTADGKIPLDLVGELTDSLMQRATHPIMGIGVSSPGIVSAEGVVDDATNLGWVQTDLRGYLHEKTGLDVTVNNDANNEVLAEQQFGSGQSDLLLVHLGDGVGAGLLVSGELVTGCNRAAGEIGHVVVDPTGPQCRCGKRGCLESLISVPKLTAAMDRDPDNLASILRRAGELLGRALTMPAGLMDIPRVAVLGDSRVVNRIFLSAMEKTMNDALAADFRRPLVVDRSALGEDAALLGACSTVVADLIEPDGTV; via the coding sequence ATGACCAGCAATACCGGCAACCTGTCCAAGGCGCTGCCCAAGTCGGTGCGGCACCACAATCGAGCCATCCTGCTCAGGCTGCTCTACCCCGATGTCAGTATGACCAGGGCTGATCTGGCCCGTGCTTCAGGGCTGACCAGGGTCGCCATATCAGACATCGTGGCCGAGCTGCTGGGCGAGCATCTGCTCGTAGAGGTGGGCTATAGCAAATCCACTGGGCCGGGCAAGCGGGGACGGCTGCTGCGCATCAATCCTGACGGGCGCAGCATCCTGGCCCTGGATCTCTCCACGCCCTACGTCTTCAGGGGGGCGGTGCTCAACCTGACCGGGCAGGTGGTGGCGCGTGAGGAGATCCCGCTGACTGCTGACGGCAAGATTCCCCTGGACTTGGTGGGGGAGCTGACCGATTCATTGATGCAACGTGCAACCCATCCCATCATGGGGATCGGCGTATCCAGTCCCGGCATTGTCAGTGCTGAAGGCGTGGTCGATGATGCCACCAACCTGGGCTGGGTTCAGACCGACCTGCGCGGCTATCTGCATGAGAAGACAGGCCTGGATGTGACAGTCAACAACGATGCCAACAACGAGGTTCTGGCCGAGCAGCAGTTCGGCTCAGGACAGTCCGACCTATTGCTGGTCCATCTGGGCGACGGAGTTGGGGCAGGATTGCTGGTTTCCGGCGAGCTGGTGACCGGTTGCAACCGCGCGGCCGGCGAGATTGGCCATGTGGTGGTGGACCCCACCGGTCCTCAGTGCCGCTGCGGCAAGCGCGGCTGCTTGGAATCGCTGATCAGCGTTCCTAAGCTGACTGCTGCAATGGACAGGGATCCTGACAATCTGGCCAGCATTCTGCGCCGGGCCGGTGAACTGCTGGGCCGTGCCCTGACCATGCCTGCCGGTCTTATGGACATTCCTCGCGTGGCTGTTCTGGGCGACTCCAGAGTGGTCAACCGCATCTTCCTAAGCGCCATGGAGAAGACCATGAACGATGCCTTGGCCGCTGATTTCCGGCGGCCCCTTGTGGTCGATCGCTCGGCCCTGGGTGAGGATGCAGCCTTGCTCGGGGCCTGCAGCACAGTGGTGGCGGACCTGATCGAGCCTGACGGCACCGTATGA
- a CDS encoding DUF2188 domain-containing protein, whose translation MADYHVQYDGDRDLWTVKRAGATRVSRTFATKAEATKQAKVFADRSGGGEVNIHNKGGNKIRDKRTIGKKDPRDIKG comes from the coding sequence ATGGCTGATTATCACGTGCAATACGACGGGGATCGCGATCTCTGGACAGTCAAGCGGGCCGGGGCCACACGCGTCTCCCGCACCTTCGCCACCAAGGCAGAGGCCACCAAGCAGGCCAAGGTCTTTGCGGACCGGTCCGGCGGCGGCGAGGTCAACATCCATAACAAGGGCGGCAACAAAATCCGCGACAAGCGCACCATAGGCAAGAAGGATCCCCGAGACATCAAGGGGTGA
- a CDS encoding alpha/beta hydrolase: MDQAQKDDGGLVGRPSTVVPGRFGQELKVEQARWSRKQGTGNPSRPIFVLMHGWGSNEEDMADLMRYVAPYNDYASLRAPMVVPGSERGMFGPGYTWFHDMRPEQEDLDRDGYAAARAVDTWVSANIPEDRPVVAMGFSQGAMLAVHLLRVNPERYRASICLSGFLAPGLVPGTAPADERLAGLNKPVFLGFGSDDTTVPKYEFRALAAWLDEHVWLHTTEYDHLDHAVDMREMNDLRQWLGEIDVTSGLM; this comes from the coding sequence ATGGATCAAGCACAAAAGGATGATGGCGGATTGGTGGGTCGGCCCTCCACGGTGGTGCCCGGACGTTTTGGGCAGGAGCTCAAGGTCGAGCAGGCCCGCTGGTCCCGCAAGCAGGGCACGGGCAACCCCTCGCGGCCCATTTTTGTACTCATGCACGGCTGGGGCTCCAATGAGGAGGACATGGCTGACCTGATGCGCTACGTGGCCCCCTACAACGACTACGCATCCCTTCGGGCGCCCATGGTGGTGCCGGGCAGCGAACGCGGCATGTTCGGCCCGGGGTACACCTGGTTTCATGATATGCGCCCCGAACAGGAGGACCTGGATCGGGATGGCTACGCAGCGGCTCGGGCTGTGGACACCTGGGTTTCAGCCAACATTCCCGAGGACCGACCTGTGGTGGCCATGGGCTTCTCCCAGGGGGCTATGTTGGCGGTTCATCTGCTTCGGGTCAACCCTGAGCGCTACCGGGCATCCATATGCCTGTCCGGGTTCCTTGCCCCAGGCCTGGTGCCCGGCACTGCTCCGGCGGATGAGCGCCTGGCTGGCTTGAACAAGCCGGTCTTTCTGGGCTTCGGTTCGGATGACACCACGGTGCCCAAGTACGAATTCCGGGCCCTGGCCGCCTGGCTGGACGAGCACGTATGGCTGCACACCACCGAGTACGACCATTTGGATCATGCCGTCGACATGCGCGAGATGAACGACCTTCGCCAGTGGCTGGGCGAGATCGACGTGACCTCGGGCCTTATGTAG